From Polynucleobacter difficilis, a single genomic window includes:
- the pheT gene encoding phenylalanine--tRNA ligase subunit beta codes for MQFSESWLRQYVNPGLDSKALGHAMTMAGLEVEEQYSVAPPFSQVVVAEIMSAEQHPDADRLRVCKVNAGTGSELQIVCGAPNARVGVKIPCALVGALLPPAEEGGKPFQIKVGKLRGVESQGMLCSGRELGLGDDHEGILELPLDAPVGANIREYLELDDQIYVIKLTPNKADCLSLAGLAREVAAITGAPLCGPSWTAPIPSITDTVKVQIDAPDLCGRFAGRVIRGVNPKAKTPDWIIQRLCHAGQRSISPLVDLSNYVMLEMGQPTHVFDLDQLQGDLHVRWAKPGEQIALLNEQTLNPIVQGEVSSQLAQGVGVVADNTGPVSLAGIMGGNASAVSDDTVNIYVEAAFWWPAAIQGRARRFNFTTDAGHRFERGVDPDATVTHLEYLSSLILEVCGGQAGPIQDQVTQLPERKPVSLRLQRAIDLIGIPLTTAIVSDVFTRLGFAFTVNDGADAAKTTFVVTPPSYRFDMEIEEDLIEEVARLYGFENIPDHPPTAALKMSAPPEARRSVHRLRHALAQAGYQEAVNFGFTDRESESRLSMHQGDESQTIQVRNPIANQYAVMRSTLWGGLLGNLRANLNRGSNRVRLFEIGRVFMRNPSQGEAPGMVAGYDQPRRVGGLAYGSALPEQWASKSRAVDFFDVKGDLESAFAPLQFITAAAVHPALHPGRSAQIAFNVGKKTIPVGWIGELHPALQQAYELPQAPILFECDWDALAELGLPAPAEISKFPAVQRDLAVVVKQSVAAQTLLDGMAAAGQTLVRQIEVFDEFRPGAGSSMAADEKSLAFRITLQNPAETLQDAQIDAAIAALLSALEKCCNARLR; via the coding sequence ATGCAATTCTCTGAATCCTGGCTCCGTCAGTACGTTAATCCCGGTCTCGATAGTAAGGCCTTGGGTCATGCTATGACGATGGCTGGCCTTGAGGTCGAAGAGCAGTATTCCGTTGCGCCGCCATTTTCACAGGTGGTCGTTGCCGAAATTATGTCGGCAGAGCAGCATCCGGATGCCGATCGTTTACGGGTATGCAAAGTCAATGCCGGCACTGGCAGTGAGTTGCAAATCGTATGTGGCGCACCCAACGCCCGTGTGGGCGTCAAGATTCCATGCGCACTGGTTGGTGCTTTGCTTCCGCCCGCAGAAGAGGGCGGTAAGCCATTCCAAATTAAGGTTGGCAAGTTACGCGGCGTTGAAAGCCAGGGCATGCTCTGCTCAGGACGTGAGCTCGGCCTTGGGGACGATCATGAAGGCATCCTTGAGTTACCGCTCGATGCACCCGTTGGTGCCAATATCCGTGAATACCTCGAGCTCGATGATCAGATCTACGTGATCAAGCTAACACCCAATAAAGCCGATTGTTTATCGCTTGCTGGCTTAGCGCGTGAAGTCGCGGCGATTACTGGTGCGCCATTGTGCGGACCAAGTTGGACCGCACCGATTCCATCAATTACCGATACCGTAAAAGTCCAGATCGATGCCCCCGATTTATGCGGGCGGTTTGCGGGCCGCGTGATTCGCGGCGTTAATCCAAAAGCCAAAACACCGGATTGGATTATTCAGCGTTTATGCCATGCGGGTCAGCGGAGTATTTCGCCTTTAGTCGATCTATCCAATTACGTCATGCTGGAGATGGGTCAACCGACCCACGTATTCGATCTCGATCAATTGCAGGGTGATTTGCATGTGCGCTGGGCAAAGCCGGGCGAACAGATTGCACTGTTAAACGAGCAAACGCTCAATCCAATTGTGCAGGGTGAAGTATCAAGCCAGTTGGCTCAAGGCGTTGGTGTGGTTGCTGACAATACCGGGCCAGTGAGTCTTGCCGGCATTATGGGTGGCAATGCTAGTGCGGTCAGTGATGACACAGTCAATATTTATGTTGAGGCTGCATTTTGGTGGCCCGCTGCAATTCAAGGCCGTGCACGGCGTTTTAACTTTACGACGGATGCAGGCCATCGCTTCGAGCGTGGTGTTGATCCTGACGCTACCGTTACGCACCTCGAGTATTTATCTTCCCTCATTTTGGAAGTGTGTGGCGGTCAAGCTGGCCCCATTCAGGATCAGGTTACGCAATTACCAGAGCGTAAGCCAGTCAGCTTGCGACTGCAACGCGCCATCGATTTGATTGGCATTCCGTTGACGACTGCGATTGTGAGTGATGTATTCACGCGACTTGGTTTTGCATTTACCGTCAATGACGGCGCTGATGCTGCGAAGACTACTTTTGTAGTGACGCCACCTAGCTACCGTTTCGACATGGAGATCGAAGAGGATCTAATCGAGGAAGTTGCGCGCCTCTATGGTTTTGAAAATATTCCAGACCATCCACCCACAGCTGCATTGAAGATGAGCGCTCCGCCCGAGGCGCGTCGCAGTGTTCATCGTTTGCGCCATGCTTTGGCACAGGCGGGCTATCAAGAGGCGGTCAATTTTGGATTTACTGACCGCGAGAGTGAATCGCGTTTGTCAATGCACCAGGGCGATGAAAGTCAAACCATTCAAGTGCGTAATCCCATCGCTAATCAGTATGCCGTGATGCGCAGCACCCTATGGGGTGGTTTGTTAGGTAATCTTCGGGCAAACCTGAATCGCGGCAGCAACCGCGTTCGTCTCTTTGAGATCGGCCGTGTATTTATGCGCAATCCCTCGCAAGGTGAAGCGCCAGGCATGGTTGCGGGCTACGATCAGCCCCGCCGCGTTGGTGGCTTGGCGTATGGCTCGGCGTTACCCGAGCAGTGGGCCAGCAAAAGTAGGGCGGTTGATTTCTTTGATGTGAAAGGCGATCTGGAGAGTGCATTTGCGCCGCTGCAGTTTATTACCGCTGCTGCTGTACACCCAGCGCTGCATCCAGGCCGATCTGCGCAAATTGCATTTAACGTGGGTAAAAAAACTATCCCAGTTGGGTGGATTGGTGAACTGCATCCAGCCTTGCAACAGGCTTATGAATTGCCTCAGGCACCGATTTTATTTGAATGCGACTGGGATGCGCTAGCTGAGTTGGGTTTGCCAGCGCCAGCAGAGATTAGTAAATTCCCTGCAGTGCAGCGTGATTTAGCCGTCGTTGTAAAGCAATCGGTCGCAGCACAAACCTTGCTGGATGGCATGGCCGCTGCCGGACAGACTTTAGTGCGTCAAATTGAAGTCTTTGATGAGTTTAGGCCTGGGGCCGGTAGTAGTATGGCTGCGGATGAGAAAAGCCTGGCGTTTCGTATTACATTGCAAAATCCAGCAGAAACATTGCAGGACGCACAAATCGATGCTGCAATTGCAGCATTGCTCAGCGCACTGGAAAAGTGCTGTAATGCTCGGCTACGCTAA
- a CDS encoding integration host factor subunit alpha: MNASNQTVTKNELSEALFDQVGLNKREAKDMIDAFFDRIGESLEVGTEVKISGFGNFQLRNKSARPGRNPKTGEMIPIAARRVVTFHASQKLKDAVESHARENRT; encoded by the coding sequence ATGAATGCAAGTAATCAGACTGTTACGAAAAACGAACTATCGGAAGCCTTATTTGATCAGGTGGGTTTAAATAAGCGGGAAGCCAAGGACATGATCGATGCTTTCTTTGACCGCATCGGGGAATCGCTTGAAGTCGGTACCGAGGTGAAGATCTCTGGTTTTGGCAACTTTCAGTTACGGAATAAGTCGGCGCGACCTGGCCGTAATCCCAAAACAGGCGAGATGATTCCGATTGCGGCGCGCCGCGTGGTTACATTCCACGCCAGTCAAAAACTCAAAGATGCGGTCGAGTCCCATGCTCGAGAAAACAGAACTTGA
- a CDS encoding MerR family transcriptional regulator, translating into MLEKTELDSGLALLVSQLPPIPSKRYFTIGEVAELCGVRSHVLRYWEQEFAQLRPQKRRGNRRYYQHHEVVLIRKIRALLYEEGFTISGARNRLDEARGELKLRDELEAILQMLSSK; encoded by the coding sequence ATGCTCGAGAAAACAGAACTTGATTCTGGGTTGGCGCTGCTGGTCTCCCAGCTGCCACCAATACCATCCAAGCGCTACTTCACGATTGGCGAAGTAGCCGAGCTCTGCGGTGTGCGTTCCCACGTTCTGCGGTATTGGGAGCAAGAGTTTGCCCAGCTTCGCCCACAAAAACGCCGCGGCAATCGCCGCTATTATCAGCACCACGAGGTGGTTCTTATTCGCAAGATTCGAGCACTTCTTTATGAAGAGGGCTTTACCATCAGTGGTGCCCGCAACCGCCTTGATGAGGCCCGTGGCGAACTCAAACTCCGCGATGAGCTAGAGGCCATCTTACAAATGCTATCCAGCAAATAA
- a CDS encoding VOC family protein, which produces MHPFHLAFPVDNLDSARHFYGGLLGCPEGRSSDEWIDFNLFGHQIVAHLAHGEAVNDVHSDVDGKKVPVRHFGIVLSMPEWEAMADKLKKAGVEFVIEPYIRFKGEVGEQGTMFFLDPSGNAIEFKAMAQPDRLFAK; this is translated from the coding sequence ATGCACCCATTTCATTTGGCTTTCCCAGTAGATAATTTGGACTCTGCTCGTCATTTTTATGGCGGTCTTTTAGGCTGCCCCGAAGGACGTAGCTCCGATGAGTGGATTGATTTCAATTTATTCGGTCATCAAATCGTTGCCCATTTGGCGCATGGCGAGGCCGTCAATGACGTCCATTCCGATGTGGATGGAAAAAAAGTCCCCGTTCGGCATTTTGGAATTGTTTTATCCATGCCCGAGTGGGAAGCCATGGCCGACAAGCTCAAAAAAGCGGGTGTTGAGTTTGTAATTGAGCCCTACATTCGGTTTAAGGGCGAGGTCGGTGAGCAGGGAACCATGTTCTTCTTAGACCCATCAGGCAATGCCATCGAATTCAAGGCAATGGCTCAGCCAGATCGCCTGTTTGCTAAATAA
- a CDS encoding PaaI family thioesterase — MSTSQTQPTSYFGLTIPFLDFIGVVPDFADNGKSRICLDLRPEHLNSFQVGHGGLSMTLLDFAMAAAARSVHPDAKGMVTIDMTVSFMRPSTGKLIIEGKLLKAGKNINYCEGEVINEAGVVTAKALGSFMMRR, encoded by the coding sequence ATGAGCACCTCCCAAACCCAGCCCACATCCTATTTTGGGCTTACCATTCCATTTCTTGACTTTATTGGCGTCGTTCCAGATTTCGCCGATAACGGTAAGTCCCGCATTTGCTTAGACCTGCGACCAGAGCATCTCAATAGCTTTCAGGTGGGCCATGGCGGACTTAGTATGACCTTGCTTGACTTTGCCATGGCTGCGGCTGCTCGCAGCGTTCATCCCGATGCCAAAGGCATGGTCACCATCGACATGACGGTGAGTTTTATGCGCCCATCCACCGGCAAGCTGATTATTGAGGGCAAACTCCTCAAGGCAGGCAAAAACATAAACTACTGCGAGGGTGAGGTTATTAATGAGGCCGGCGTGGTTACTGCAAAAGCTTTAGGTAGTTTTATGATGCGCCGGTAA
- a CDS encoding H-NS histone family protein, translating into MPSYQELIAQREQLDKQIKEAVQREKADGIAKAKVIIEQYGLNASDLFSRKAGSSRGPSGKVAPKYRDPATGDTWTGRGKAPKWIEGKNRSSYAI; encoded by the coding sequence ATGCCTTCCTATCAGGAATTAATAGCCCAGCGGGAACAGCTGGACAAACAAATTAAAGAAGCAGTTCAGCGAGAAAAAGCCGATGGCATAGCCAAGGCGAAGGTAATTATTGAGCAATACGGCTTAAATGCATCCGATTTGTTTAGCCGTAAAGCCGGCAGTAGCCGCGGTCCCAGCGGTAAGGTAGCCCCAAAGTACCGTGATCCCGCAACCGGTGACACGTGGACAGGCCGCGGTAAAGCCCCAAAATGGATTGAAGGTAAAAATAGAAGCTCATACGCTATCTAA
- a CDS encoding helix-turn-helix domain-containing protein yields MKAITPDLEYLSTRQSAKVLNVSLGTVQKMVELGELIAWKTRGGHRRILASSLEQQLQRRQRSMRQKASSHCVLMGIFRRTENSLELANAMLDWQLKVDMEISMDSLEGLMQAVSIAPDLIYLDALIPPVEQVHLIHYLSKNSRTQRIPILVDEGFIQLHQGVLQLAGENAGVLKPAPSEKEALEAEEMVITENPLILGYPATSVDSGLSNANPNRFAALESVFLEGMGRKCEWGQHAMT; encoded by the coding sequence ATGAAAGCCATCACCCCTGACCTGGAATACCTCAGCACCCGACAAAGCGCCAAAGTACTTAATGTATCCCTCGGCACCGTTCAAAAAATGGTGGAATTGGGTGAATTAATTGCCTGGAAGACCCGAGGTGGGCATCGCCGTATCTTGGCCAGCTCCCTCGAACAGCAATTGCAGCGCCGGCAACGCAGCATGCGGCAAAAGGCAAGTTCGCATTGCGTCTTAATGGGCATCTTTCGCCGCACCGAAAATAGCCTGGAATTAGCTAACGCAATGCTCGATTGGCAGCTCAAAGTGGATATGGAGATATCCATGGACAGCCTTGAGGGTTTAATGCAGGCCGTATCCATTGCGCCCGACCTGATTTACCTCGACGCATTAATCCCGCCAGTGGAGCAGGTCCATTTAATTCATTATCTAAGTAAAAACAGCCGTACACAGCGCATCCCGATATTGGTGGATGAGGGATTTATTCAGTTGCATCAAGGCGTATTGCAACTGGCAGGTGAAAATGCAGGGGTTCTTAAGCCAGCTCCCAGTGAAAAAGAGGCTTTAGAGGCCGAAGAAATGGTGATTACCGAAAACCCGCTAATATTAGGCTATCCAGCAACCAGCGTCGACTCAGGATTAAGTAATGCAAATCCAAACCGATTTGCTGCGCTGGAATCCGTCTTTTTAGAGGGAATGGGCCGCAAATGCGAATGGGGCCAGCATGCGATGACTTAA